The sequence CATTTGGCCAAGGCGGAACAAACGGCGGTGCTGGTGTCGAGCCATCTGCTGTGGGAGATGCAGCTGATGTGCGACCGGGTGGCCATCCTCCGGGACGGAAAACTGATCGAAGTCCGGAGGATGAGCGAAATCCTTCGGCGGGATTCCGAGGAACTCCGAACCCGTTTCGAGGTGGACCGGACGGATCCGGTCCCGTCGGTATTGCTCCAACTGGGGTTGGATCGCGAATGGAAAGAATGCCCCGGCGGATTTGAGATCCGATTGCGGCGGGAGGAAACCGCGGAACTGAACCGCCGGTTGATCGGAGCCGGGGTTCGGGTGTACGCCATCCACCGGATGGAACAGTCGCTGGAAGAACGCTTCCTGGAAATGACGGAAGGGGATAAGCCGTGATCTTAGGACCGCTGATCCGAAACGAACAGATGAAAATCATGGACCGGACGCGAACCCTGGTCATGTGGGGGCTGTTGATCCTGGCGGTCTGCCTTTTGGCGATCGGGCAGCGATTGATCCTCGTCTCCGGCGCCCCCGTGGACATGTGGGAATTCGCCGAAGGTTGCACCCATCTGCTGTTCATCGTCCAATTATTCACCCTGGTCGTCGCAGGGGATATCATCTCCAGCGAGTTTTCCTGGGGAACGGCGAAATTGTTGCTCATCCGCCCCGTGAGCCGGACCAAAATCCTGCTGTCCAAATTTGCGGCGGTACTCACCTTTCTTTTGGCCGGCATGGCTGTCCTGCTGCTGGCCTCCCTGCTGTTCGGAGCGGTCTTCTTTCGATGGACGGGATCCGGAGACGCCCTGGAATCGCTGAAATCCCTGGCTTCGACCTACGGACTGTACGGAGTGGAAGTGATGGTGACCGCCTCCCTCGCCTTCATGTTGTCCGCCGTGTCCCGCAGCAGCACCCTGTCCGTCGGGTTGTCCATCTTCCTCTTTTTTTCCGGTGCATTTCTATCGGAATTATTGAAAACGTGGGGCGTCAGCTGGGGAAAATACCTGCTGTTTGCCAATCTGGATCTGTCCCCCTATTTCCTCGGCCACTCCCCGCCCTTTCCGGGCATGTCGCTCGGTCACTCCCTGTCGGTGCTGGCAATCCATTTCGCGCTGTTTCACCTGATCACCTGGTGGGCCTTTGTCAAACGGGATGTCCTGATATGAAGGAGATCCGGGAAAAATTTTTTAAAACTTTCCCGGTCGAGTCTGTCACCCCATGCAATCGAAACAATT is a genomic window of Planifilum fimeticola containing:
- a CDS encoding ABC transporter permease, whose product is MILGPLIRNEQMKIMDRTRTLVMWGLLILAVCLLAIGQRLILVSGAPVDMWEFAEGCTHLLFIVQLFTLVVAGDIISSEFSWGTAKLLLIRPVSRTKILLSKFAAVLTFLLAGMAVLLLASLLFGAVFFRWTGSGDALESLKSLASTYGLYGVEVMVTASLAFMLSAVSRSSTLSVGLSIFLFFSGAFLSELLKTWGVSWGKYLLFANLDLSPYFLGHSPPFPGMSLGHSLSVLAIHFALFHLITWWAFVKRDVLI